The Bos indicus x Bos taurus breed Angus x Brahman F1 hybrid chromosome 10, Bos_hybrid_MaternalHap_v2.0, whole genome shotgun sequence genome has a segment encoding these proteins:
- the MAPK1IP1L gene encoding MAPK-interacting and spindle-stabilizing protein-like: protein MSDEFSLADALPENSPAKTSAVSNTKPGQPPQGWPGSNPWNNPSAPPAVPSGLPPSATPSPVPFGPTPTGMYPSVPPTGPPPGPPAPFPPSGPSCPPPGGPYPGPGPTGPYPTPNMPFPELPRPYGAPTDPAAAGPLGPWGSMSSGPWAPGMGGQYPTPNMPYPSPGPYPAPPPPQAPGAAPPVPWGTVPPGAWGPPAPYPAPAGSYPTPGLYPTPNNPFQVPSGPSGAPPMPGGPHSYH from the exons ATGTCTGATGAATTTTCG TTGGCAGATGCGCTACCTGAAAACTCCCCTGCCAAAACCTCTGCTGTGAGCAATACAAAACCCGGCCAACCTCCTCAAGGCTGGCCAGGTTCCAACCCCTGGAATAACCCAAGTGCTCCACCTGCTGTGCCATCTGGACTCCCGCCAAGTGCAACACCCTCCCCCGTGCCTTTTGGACCAACGCCAACAGGGATGTACCCCTCCGTGCCTCCCACCGGACCGCCTCCAGGACCCCCGGCTCCCTTTCCTCCTTCTGGACCCTCATGCCCCCCACCTGGGGGTCCTTATCCAGGCCCTGGCCCCACTGGGCCATATCCTACACCAAATATGCCCTTTCCTGAGCTTCCAAGACCATATGGTGCACCCACAGATCCAGCTGCAGCTGGTCCTTTAGGTCCATGGGGATCCATGTCTTCGGGACCCTGGGCACCAGGAATGGGAGGGCAGTATCCCACCCCCAATATGCCATATCCATCTCCAGGGCCATACcccgctcctcctcctccccaggcacCAGGGGCGGCCCCACCTGTTCCTTGGGGCACCGTGCCACCAGGAGCCTGGGGACCACCAGCGCCATATCCTGCCCCTGCAGGATCATATCCCACACCAGGACTCTATCCCACTCCCAATAATCCTTTTCAAGTGCCTTCAGGACCTTCTGGTGCTCCACCGATGCCTGGTGGCCCCCAT TCTTACCATTAA